The following are encoded together in the Lactuca sativa cultivar Salinas chromosome 1, Lsat_Salinas_v11, whole genome shotgun sequence genome:
- the LOC122194835 gene encoding uncharacterized protein LOC122194835 — protein sequence MGEEMKYEICHALFGPAGANNDINVLDQSSVFNDIYLGKSHDVPFQANGVAYKREYYLTDGIYPPLSVFVKSFTCPNDPKRKKFKEAQESARKDVERAFGVRKRRWQVLTVGARSYEVKRLQHVMYACIILHNMILEDEGRAICRYNENEVLPNVEGEVVGTQEYRVNRREVHNRDIHQALRADLVEHIYRAHIQPPHELSHDDLFDESDENYDMFVESENFDDESDVGENDADDQGDDEDDDSE from the exons ATGGGGGAAGAAATGAAGTATGAG ATATGCCATGCATTATTTGGTCCAGCTGGTGCAAACAATGACATCAATGTACTAGACCAATCGTCGGTATTCAACGATATCTACCTTGGAAAGTCACACGATGTACCTTTTCAAGCAAATGGGGTAGCATATAAGCGTGAATACTATCTTACTGACGGTATATATCCTCCCTTGTCTGTTTTTGTGAAATCATTTACATGTCCTAACGACCCGAAAAGGAAAAAGTTTAAAGAGGCGCAAGAGTCAGCTAGGAAGGATGTGGAGCGAGCATTTGGTGTACGTAAGAGACGTTGGCAAGTACTAACGGTCGGAGCAAGGTCATATGAGGTGAAAAGGTTACAACAcgtaatgtatgcatgtatcatattacataatatgattcttgaagacGAAGGAAGAGCGATATGCCGATACAACGAAAATGAAGTTTTGCCAAATGTCGAAGGAGAAGTCGTTGGTACACAAGAGTATAGGGTGAATAGAAGAGAAGTACACAATCGCGACATTCATCAGGCCCTTCGTGCTGATTTGGTGGAGCACATTTATAGGGCTCATATTCAGCCCCCGCACGAGTTATCtcacgatgatttgtttgacgaatCAGACGAGAATTATGATATGTTCGTCGAGAGTGAAAATTTCGACGACGAGAGTGACGTTGGGGAGAATGATGCAGACGATCAAGGCGATGACGAAGATGATGATTCCGAGTGA